Proteins from a genomic interval of Nostoc sp. TCL240-02:
- a CDS encoding glutamyl-tRNA reductase, with protein sequence MNIAVVGLSHKTAPVEVREKLSIPEPQIESAIAQLASYPHIDEVAILSTCNRLEIYIVTSEADQGIREITQFLAEYSKLPVLSLRQHLFMLLHDDAVMHVMRVAGGLDSLVLGEGQILAQVKTTHKLGQQYNGIKTILNRLFKQALTAGKRVRTETSIGTGAVSISSAAVELAQIKVANLAACRVVILGAGKMSRLLVQHLISKGAVQISIVNRSRERAEELTKQFPQQPIEIHPLSEMMAAIANSDLVFTSTSATEPILDRSKLEMVLEIQRSLMLFDISVPRNVHADVNELENVHAFNVDDLKAVVAQNYESRRKIAQEAERLLEEEVEAFDIWWRSLETVTTISCLRNKVETIREQELEKALSRLGSEFAEKHQEVIEALTRGIVNKILHDPMVQLRSQQDVEARRRCMQTLQMLFNLDAEEQFS encoded by the coding sequence ATGAATATAGCAGTGGTGGGGTTAAGCCATAAAACAGCCCCAGTAGAAGTCCGGGAAAAACTGAGCATTCCAGAACCACAAATTGAAAGTGCGATCGCTCAACTGGCCAGCTATCCTCATATTGATGAAGTTGCAATTCTTAGCACTTGTAATCGCCTGGAAATCTACATTGTTACCAGTGAAGCAGACCAAGGTATCCGAGAGATAACTCAGTTTCTTGCAGAATATAGTAAGTTACCCGTGCTTTCTCTGCGACAGCACCTATTTATGCTGCTACATGATGATGCAGTGATGCATGTTATGCGGGTAGCAGGTGGTTTAGATAGTCTGGTACTCGGAGAAGGTCAAATTCTGGCTCAGGTGAAAACAACTCACAAACTGGGACAGCAATATAACGGTATAAAAACCATTTTGAATCGATTATTTAAACAAGCGCTCACAGCAGGTAAGCGGGTTCGGACTGAAACTAGTATTGGTACTGGCGCTGTTTCTATTAGTTCGGCAGCTGTGGAATTAGCACAGATAAAAGTGGCAAATTTAGCAGCTTGCCGAGTGGTAATTTTGGGCGCTGGTAAAATGTCGCGGCTGCTGGTGCAACATCTAATTTCTAAAGGTGCTGTGCAAATTAGTATTGTAAATCGCTCTCGTGAACGAGCAGAGGAATTAACAAAGCAGTTCCCTCAGCAACCTATCGAAATTCATCCGCTATCGGAAATGATGGCAGCGATAGCTAATAGTGATTTAGTTTTTACAAGTACTTCTGCAACAGAGCCAATACTTGATCGTTCCAAGTTGGAAATGGTTTTAGAAATTCAGCGCTCTTTAATGTTATTTGATATTTCTGTACCGCGTAACGTTCACGCAGATGTAAATGAACTAGAAAATGTGCATGCGTTTAATGTGGATGATTTGAAGGCTGTAGTGGCGCAAAACTACGAAAGCCGTCGGAAGATTGCACAAGAAGCCGAGCGGCTTTTAGAGGAAGAAGTAGAAGCTTTTGATATTTGGTGGCGCAGTTTAGAAACTGTGACTACTATTAGCTGTCTGCGAAATAAAGTTGAAACCATCCGCGAACAAGAGTTAGAAAAAGCTTTGTCGAGATTGGGTTCGGAATTCGCTGAAAAACATCAAGAGGTAATTGAAGCATTAACACGGGGAATTGTCAATAAAATTTTACATGACCCGATGGTACAGCTGCGATCGCAGCAAGATGTTGAAGCTAGACGGCGCTGTATGCAAACTCTACAAATGTTGTTCAACCTCGATGCGGAGGAACAGTTTAGTTAA
- a CDS encoding DUF6761 family protein translates to MLQDTQTIRYYQRLTDAFVELWNRGYRTDDMRMYLDGYLAALRHSNVIEPYLIHRLEEEASRYLYDGSNFAVPQPQPQPDYY, encoded by the coding sequence ATGCTCCAAGACACACAAACCATCCGCTATTACCAAAGACTCACCGACGCCTTCGTCGAGTTATGGAATCGCGGTTATCGCACGGATGATATGCGGATGTATTTGGATGGATATCTAGCCGCACTGCGACATAGCAATGTTATTGAACCTTATCTGATTCATCGTCTAGAAGAGGAAGCCAGCCGCTACTTGTACGATGGGTCAAACTTTGCAGTGCCGCAACCACAGCCACAACCAGATTACTACTAA
- the tadA gene encoding tRNA adenosine(34) deaminase TadA has product MLTKYTEYLIHQQWMNCALKLAKAAGDAGEVPVGAVIIDSTGKLLAQGENRKERDKDPTAHAEILALKTAATTLQNWHLNQCTLYVTLEPCPMCAGAILQARVGQLVYGVDDTKTGAIRTVINIPDSAASNHRLQVIGGILESACRQQLQAWFATRRRKVN; this is encoded by the coding sequence ATGTTAACTAAATACACAGAATATCTCATACATCAACAATGGATGAATTGTGCCCTAAAATTAGCAAAAGCAGCCGGTGATGCGGGTGAAGTTCCTGTAGGTGCTGTTATCATTGATTCAACAGGCAAATTGCTGGCACAAGGAGAAAACAGAAAAGAACGCGACAAAGACCCTACCGCCCATGCGGAAATTCTCGCTCTCAAAACAGCTGCAACAACTTTACAAAATTGGCATCTTAATCAATGTACCCTCTACGTAACTCTTGAACCGTGTCCAATGTGTGCAGGTGCTATTTTGCAAGCGCGTGTCGGACAACTTGTATATGGAGTAGACGATACAAAAACTGGCGCAATACGTACAGTTATTAACATACCCGATAGTGCTGCTTCTAATCACCGTCTCCAAGTCATTGGAGGCATTCTAGAGTCAGCTTGTCGTCAACAATTACAGGCTTGGTTTGCTACTAGGCGGCGTAAGGTAAACTAA
- a CDS encoding metalloregulator ArsR/SmtB family transcription factor, protein MQPEQFNILLRFFKALADDSRLKIVGILANQECSVEELAALLQLKEPTVSHHLAKLKELNLVTMRPEGNSRLYQLDKEALQSISKEIFTPEKIASLIEDVDTEAWESKVLKNYFEGECLKEIPASRKKRLVILKWLANKFDAGVNYPERLVNDILKRYHPDCATLRRELIACQLMRRENGVYWRITNIDMKGASQELFWVNSPGKYK, encoded by the coding sequence ATGCAACCAGAGCAATTTAACATCTTACTGCGCTTTTTCAAGGCATTAGCGGATGATAGCCGATTGAAGATTGTAGGTATCCTGGCAAATCAGGAGTGCAGCGTCGAAGAATTAGCGGCACTACTGCAACTCAAAGAACCGACGGTATCCCATCATTTAGCAAAACTTAAAGAGCTAAATTTGGTGACAATGCGCCCGGAGGGTAATAGCCGTCTGTATCAATTGGATAAGGAAGCTTTGCAAAGCATCAGTAAGGAAATTTTCACACCAGAGAAAATAGCATCTTTGATTGAGGATGTGGATACTGAGGCTTGGGAAAGCAAAGTATTGAAAAACTATTTTGAGGGCGAATGTCTGAAAGAAATTCCTGCTAGTCGCAAAAAGCGTCTAGTAATTCTCAAGTGGTTAGCAAACAAGTTTGATGCTGGAGTCAACTACCCTGAACGTCTGGTAAATGACATTCTCAAACGCTACCATCCTGACTGCGCTACCCTGCGACGGGAGTTGATTGCTTGCCAGTTAATGCGGCGAGAGAATGGGGTTTATTGGCGGATAACTAACATAGATATGAAAGGTGCTTCACAAGAGTTGTTTTGGGTTAATTCCCCTGGCAAATACAAGTGA
- a CDS encoding DUF981 family protein, with protein MFIDYITLMLINMVAGLFLLADYVYRGIDNSNQRQWIPGFGITGAIALTTGLHMSFTWPVIGSFNIAFGETSVLFGILFIAAAISLAQGWDLFTIAVYGFFAGLVALIVGIRIINLNMTKQPLLSGIGFILTGLGGVFAAPTLYWKPNRTWRLIGVAVLIVAALIWALTGYLAYWNHLEGFHKWVPAPMR; from the coding sequence GTGTTTATCGACTACATCACACTCATGTTGATCAATATGGTAGCTGGGTTATTTCTACTAGCTGACTATGTATATCGTGGTATAGATAATTCTAATCAAAGACAGTGGATTCCAGGCTTTGGGATTACAGGTGCGATCGCACTCACAACTGGTTTACACATGAGCTTCACCTGGCCAGTAATAGGTAGCTTTAACATAGCCTTCGGTGAGACGAGTGTCCTATTTGGAATCTTGTTTATTGCAGCTGCGATTTCCCTTGCTCAAGGTTGGGATTTATTCACAATAGCAGTTTACGGCTTCTTTGCTGGCCTAGTTGCGCTCATAGTGGGTATCCGCATCATCAACTTGAATATGACAAAGCAACCGCTTCTATCGGGAATCGGATTTATTTTAACTGGCTTAGGTGGTGTTTTTGCAGCGCCAACCCTTTACTGGAAACCCAACCGAACCTGGCGGCTAATTGGCGTAGCAGTGCTAATAGTAGCCGCTCTAATTTGGGCATTAACTGGATATTTGGCTTACTGGAATCATTTAGAGGGTTTCCACAAGTGGGTGCCAGCGCCGATGCGGTAA
- a CDS encoding ABC transporter ATP-binding protein → MVNNQSPPLPLLVATGLSKSFGGVKAVNEAKIEVAKGSITGLIGPNGAGKTTFFNLLSNFIRPDKGRVIFDGEPIHNLQPYQIAQQGVIRTFQVARTLSRLSVLENMLLAAQKQTGENFWQVQLQPHIVAKEEKELEERAMFLLESVGLAKKAHDYAGCLSGGQRKLLEMGRALMTNPKLILLDEPAAGVNPKLIDDICDRILTWNRQDGMTFLIIEHNMDVIMSLCDRVWVLAEGQNLADGTPAEIQTNPKVLEAYLGK, encoded by the coding sequence TTGGTAAATAACCAGTCACCGCCACTTCCCCTTTTGGTAGCCACTGGACTTTCTAAAAGCTTTGGTGGTGTCAAAGCAGTTAATGAGGCGAAAATTGAAGTTGCTAAAGGCAGCATTACGGGCTTGATTGGCCCCAATGGTGCTGGTAAAACGACTTTTTTTAACTTACTCTCAAACTTCATTCGCCCAGATAAGGGACGAGTGATTTTTGACGGCGAACCGATTCACAACTTGCAACCATATCAAATCGCCCAGCAGGGAGTAATCCGCACTTTTCAGGTTGCACGCACTCTCTCGCGGTTGTCGGTGCTAGAAAATATGCTGCTGGCGGCGCAAAAACAAACGGGTGAGAATTTTTGGCAGGTGCAGTTACAGCCGCACATTGTCGCTAAAGAAGAAAAGGAACTCGAAGAGCGGGCAATGTTCCTGTTAGAATCAGTAGGCTTGGCAAAAAAAGCACACGATTACGCTGGTTGCTTGTCTGGTGGACAACGTAAGCTGCTGGAAATGGGACGGGCGCTGATGACTAATCCCAAGTTAATTTTGTTGGATGAACCAGCTGCTGGGGTGAATCCGAAACTGATTGATGATATTTGCGATCGCATTCTCACTTGGAACCGTCAAGATGGGATGACCTTTTTGATTATTGAACACAACATGGATGTGATTATGTCCTTGTGCGATCGCGTTTGGGTACTTGCCGAAGGGCAGAATTTGGCTGATGGTACACCCGCAGAAATTCAAACCAATCCCAAAGTTTTAGAGGCATATTTGGGAAAATAG
- the glpX gene encoding class II fructose-bisphosphatase produces MENTLGLEIIEVVEQAAIASAKWMGKGEKNIADQVAVEAMRERMNKIYMRGRIVIGEGERDDAPMLYIGEEVGICTQPNAEALCNPDELIEIDIAVDPCEGTNLVAYGQPGSMAVLAISEKGGLFAAPDFYMKKLAAPPAAKGKVDINKSATENLKILAECLERSIEELVIVVMKRERHNDLIKEIREAGARVALISDGDVGAAISCGFAGTNIHALMGIGAAPEGVISAAAMRALGGHFQGQLIYDPAIVKTGLIGESREANIDRLKSMNINDPDKVYDAHELASGETVLFAASGITSGNLMNGVRFFNGGARTQSLVISNQSKTARFVDTIHMFGEPKTLQLN; encoded by the coding sequence GTGGAAAATACACTTGGGTTAGAGATTATTGAAGTAGTGGAGCAAGCTGCGATCGCATCCGCAAAGTGGATGGGTAAGGGCGAAAAAAACATCGCTGACCAAGTAGCTGTGGAAGCTATGCGGGAGCGGATGAATAAAATCTATATGCGCGGTCGCATTGTGATTGGGGAAGGCGAACGCGACGACGCGCCGATGCTATACATCGGTGAAGAAGTTGGTATCTGTACCCAACCAAATGCCGAAGCTCTCTGTAACCCTGATGAATTAATCGAAATTGATATTGCCGTTGACCCCTGTGAAGGTACGAACTTGGTAGCTTATGGACAACCTGGTTCGATGGCTGTCTTGGCAATTTCTGAAAAGGGTGGATTATTTGCTGCTCCTGACTTTTACATGAAAAAGTTAGCAGCACCTCCCGCAGCTAAAGGCAAGGTAGACATCAACAAGTCGGCAACAGAAAACCTCAAAATTCTCGCTGAGTGTCTAGAGCGTTCTATTGAAGAACTCGTGATCGTGGTCATGAAGCGCGAACGCCACAACGATTTAATTAAAGAAATCCGTGAGGCTGGAGCGAGAGTCGCCCTAATTTCAGATGGTGATGTGGGTGCAGCTATCAGCTGTGGTTTTGCTGGAACTAATATCCACGCGCTGATGGGTATCGGTGCGGCTCCTGAAGGTGTAATCTCGGCAGCAGCAATGCGTGCTTTAGGTGGACACTTCCAAGGTCAACTGATTTACGATCCAGCAATAGTAAAAACGGGTCTGATTGGAGAAAGCAGAGAAGCCAACATTGATCGCTTAAAGTCTATGAATATCAATGACCCTGATAAGGTCTATGATGCTCATGAATTGGCATCTGGTGAAACTGTTCTGTTCGCTGCTAGCGGCATTACCAGTGGTAATCTGATGAATGGTGTACGTTTCTTCAACGGCGGAGCCAGAACTCAAAGCTTGGTAATTTCCAACCAGTCTAAAACTGCTCGATTTGTTGATACGATTCACATGTTTGGTGAACCCAAGACTCTCCAACTGAACTAA
- a CDS encoding 1-acyl-sn-glycerol-3-phosphate acyltransferase, producing MMEFYSSSDPCQRPPANHQLAGTTSRVSPWLSPLAYLLGRHCLLPLFFGQIRITGQKNIPTTGPIILAPTHRARWDALLVPYATADCRREQDLRFMVTIDECQGLQGWFVKRLGGFPVNSKHPSIRTLRHGVELLQQKKTLVIFPEGNIFRDGQVHQLKPGIARLALSAESSHSGLGVKIIPIGINYSQPYPNWGTDVSIDIGSPIRVADYMSGCIKHDAKSITTDLGKALQQLSHQETKITNHAFAEITNS from the coding sequence ATGATGGAATTTTACTCTTCATCCGATCCCTGCCAGCGCCCACCAGCAAATCATCAGTTAGCTGGTACTACCTCAAGGGTTTCTCCTTGGTTAAGTCCTCTGGCATATTTATTAGGCCGTCACTGCCTACTACCATTATTCTTTGGGCAAATTAGAATAACCGGACAAAAAAATATCCCTACAACTGGGCCTATTATCCTCGCGCCTACTCATCGGGCGCGTTGGGATGCATTACTTGTACCCTACGCGACTGCTGATTGTCGCAGAGAACAAGACCTGCGGTTTATGGTGACAATTGACGAATGCCAAGGTTTACAAGGCTGGTTTGTCAAACGTTTGGGGGGGTTTCCTGTAAATTCTAAGCATCCGTCAATCCGCACACTGCGACATGGAGTTGAGCTACTTCAGCAGAAAAAAACCCTGGTCATCTTTCCAGAAGGTAATATTTTTCGTGATGGTCAAGTTCACCAGTTGAAGCCGGGAATTGCTCGTCTTGCTTTGAGTGCTGAATCTAGTCATTCTGGGCTGGGAGTGAAAATTATACCCATAGGTATTAATTACAGCCAACCTTATCCAAATTGGGGTACAGATGTCAGTATTGACATTGGCTCCCCAATCAGAGTAGCGGATTACATGAGTGGTTGTATAAAACACGATGCCAAAAGCATCACAACTGATTTAGGAAAGGCACTGCAACAATTAAGTCATCAAGAAACAAAAATTACTAATCACGCATTTGCAGAAATTACTAATTCTTGA
- the grxD gene encoding Grx4 family monothiol glutaredoxin, with amino-acid sequence MTPELKDKIDNLLQQNKILVFMKGNKLMPQCGFSNNVVQILNTLGVPFETVDVLSDSEIRQGIKEYSNWPTIPQVYINGEFVGGSDILIELYQKGELQQKVEVALAS; translated from the coding sequence ATGACACCAGAACTCAAAGATAAAATTGATAACTTGCTACAACAGAACAAAATTCTAGTTTTCATGAAGGGAAACAAGTTAATGCCCCAATGTGGTTTCTCCAACAACGTTGTGCAGATTCTCAATACCTTGGGAGTTCCCTTCGAGACGGTTGATGTTCTCTCAGACTCTGAAATCCGTCAAGGAATTAAAGAATACTCTAACTGGCCAACAATTCCCCAAGTGTATATCAATGGTGAATTTGTTGGCGGTTCTGATATCTTGATTGAACTGTACCAAAAAGGTGAATTGCAGCAAAAGGTAGAAGTAGCACTAGCTTCCTAA
- a CDS encoding branched-chain amino acid ABC transporter permease, with product MVDYLIFLAISTALFALFGLGLNLQWGFTGLINFGHIAFMTLGAYTTVLLSLKGVPLLISAVAGAVVAALLGLIIGFATLRLREDYLGIVTIGTGELIRLVVNNQELPVGDTWASGAFGVQSYPIPLSTEPNLFIRLVMIGLLTLLAAVTFFTLWQWIRTTQISRTTDLGKRTTSKQEFASRLAVGIILAVLAAAIYISGVIGLYNYNPKAGLMLVLLLVLALVYWRLEILVRSPWGRILKAIREDEEIPKALGKNVFWYKLQSLMLGGAIAGIAGAFFAWQLSAIYPDNFQPQITFDTWIMVILGGSGNNVGTILGAVIFFAYDALTREVLPRIVPLDEARLGAFRIMVIGLILMILMIWRPQGILGKKEELTLGK from the coding sequence ATGGTTGACTATCTAATTTTCTTAGCAATTTCTACAGCACTTTTTGCTCTATTCGGTCTGGGACTCAATTTACAGTGGGGCTTTACGGGATTAATTAACTTTGGTCATATTGCTTTCATGACTCTGGGAGCATATACAACCGTATTATTAAGCTTAAAGGGCGTACCCCTATTGATATCAGCAGTGGCTGGGGCAGTTGTTGCTGCCTTATTGGGTTTGATAATTGGTTTTGCAACTCTACGTTTGCGAGAAGATTATCTAGGAATTGTCACCATCGGTACGGGCGAATTAATTCGTTTGGTGGTAAATAATCAGGAATTACCTGTGGGTGATACTTGGGCTTCTGGGGCGTTTGGCGTGCAAAGTTATCCTATACCCTTATCTACAGAGCCGAATTTGTTTATCAGATTAGTGATGATTGGGTTGTTAACGCTACTAGCTGCTGTAACTTTCTTTACTTTGTGGCAATGGATTCGTACCACCCAAATATCTCGAACTACTGATTTAGGCAAAAGGACAACTAGCAAGCAAGAATTTGCGTCGCGCTTGGCTGTAGGAATTATATTAGCAGTTTTGGCAGCAGCAATTTATATCTCTGGGGTAATTGGACTGTATAACTACAACCCCAAAGCGGGTTTAATGCTGGTGTTGCTGTTAGTTTTAGCACTTGTATACTGGCGTTTAGAAATTTTGGTGCGATCGCCTTGGGGTAGAATTCTCAAAGCCATTCGTGAAGATGAAGAAATTCCCAAAGCACTGGGAAAAAATGTCTTTTGGTATAAATTACAATCATTAATGTTAGGGGGTGCGATCGCAGGTATCGCTGGTGCTTTCTTTGCTTGGCAACTATCCGCCATTTACCCCGATAACTTTCAACCCCAGATCACCTTTGACACTTGGATCATGGTGATTCTAGGCGGTTCTGGAAATAATGTTGGCACAATCTTAGGTGCAGTAATTTTCTTTGCTTACGATGCACTCACGCGAGAAGTCTTACCCAGAATCGTCCCCCTTGATGAAGCCCGTTTGGGTGCATTTCGGATTATGGTAATCGGATTAATTTTGATGATACTAATGATTTGGCGACCTCAAGGTATTCTAGGGAAAAAGGAGGAACTTACCCTTGGTAAATAA
- a CDS encoding BolA family protein, which yields MISPQQVEAMIKAELPDAQVQVQDLTGGGDHYQVTVVSSHFAGKGLVQQHQLVYGALGQAMSTEAIHALAVKTYTPEAWQATASS from the coding sequence ATGATTAGTCCGCAGCAGGTTGAGGCAATGATCAAGGCGGAACTGCCAGACGCACAGGTTCAGGTGCAAGACTTGACTGGTGGCGGTGACCACTATCAAGTGACAGTAGTTTCATCGCACTTTGCAGGTAAAGGACTAGTGCAACAGCACCAGTTAGTTTATGGTGCGTTGGGTCAAGCTATGTCAACTGAAGCGATTCATGCCTTGGCGGTAAAAACATACACTCCCGAAGCTTGGCAAGCTACAGCAAGTTCCTAA
- a CDS encoding Uma2 family endonuclease: MSMMTVKDLEQVQTAFTEAGLDYQLELENGKISIMGPSDIVSSEINSRLIAFLFAWINPRRWGRVFDSAGGFIMPDTNLKAPDVSFVRASRLLQSPRYFGELVPDLVVEIKSQSDIIKLIAAKILKFIELGAIVGILIDPDEETVTIYRSIGEPTVLENGEILTIPELFPGWELPVIELWPPIFTEGETQI, encoded by the coding sequence ATGTCAATGATGACAGTCAAAGATTTAGAGCAAGTTCAAACCGCTTTTACCGAAGCAGGTTTAGATTACCAGCTAGAACTCGAAAATGGAAAAATTTCAATAATGGGGCCGTCAGATATTGTATCCAGCGAAATCAATAGTCGTCTCATCGCCTTTCTCTTTGCTTGGATAAATCCTCGTCGCTGGGGAAGAGTATTTGATTCTGCTGGCGGTTTCATCATGCCAGATACAAACCTCAAAGCACCTGATGTTTCCTTTGTTCGTGCTTCCCGACTTCTCCAAAGTCCTCGTTACTTTGGAGAACTAGTCCCTGACTTGGTGGTAGAAATTAAATCCCAGAGCGATATAATTAAACTTATAGCAGCCAAAATTCTCAAATTTATAGAATTAGGAGCGATCGTCGGCATTTTGATTGACCCTGATGAAGAGACAGTTACAATTTATCGCTCCATAGGCGAACCTACAGTTTTAGAAAATGGTGAGATTTTAACTATACCAGAACTTTTTCCCGGTTGGGAATTGCCCGTTATTGAATTGTGGCCTCCTATCTTTACCGAGGGAGAAACACAAATTTAG
- the grxC gene encoding glutaredoxin 3 encodes MLDFLNPLLNRHPERVKANVELYTWQTCPYCIRAKILLWWKGVNFIEYKIDGDEAARAKMAERANGRRTVPQIFINNQHIGGCDDLYQLDTQSQLDPLLAQAAI; translated from the coding sequence ATGCTGGACTTTCTTAATCCCCTATTAAATCGCCATCCGGAGCGAGTCAAAGCCAACGTCGAGCTTTACACGTGGCAAACTTGCCCTTACTGCATTCGTGCCAAAATATTGCTGTGGTGGAAAGGGGTAAATTTTATCGAATATAAAATCGACGGTGACGAAGCAGCCAGAGCTAAAATGGCAGAACGCGCTAACGGAAGACGTACCGTACCGCAAATTTTCATTAATAACCAGCACATTGGTGGCTGCGATGATCTCTATCAGCTAGACACACAAAGCCAACTCGATCCCCTTTTAGCCCAAGCCGCTATTTAG